The Glycine soja cultivar W05 chromosome 8, ASM419377v2, whole genome shotgun sequence genome has a window encoding:
- the LOC114424157 gene encoding zinc-finger homeodomain protein 2-like, producing the protein MELQENHEEAELGLPTAVAATSYEEFGMPPNHDEQEPVVEVVPMWQVKVPRCLKNHAVSIVGHAIDGCIEFLPGGEEGTLDALKCAACNCHRNLHRKETHDTYSVPFHHHHHPLLPPPVPLAAYYRALPGYLHMTGHQCAMLAHPSLSGRGGPQPPWEDLEDSDPTSGATTHDGSGSSSKKRFRTKFTQHQKDKMLVFAEKLGWRMQKNDESIVQEFCSEIGVQRHLLKVWMHNNKHILGKKP; encoded by the exons atggaACTTCAGGAGAATCATGAGGAAGCTGAGCTTGGGCTGCCCACAGCAGTAGCAGCAACGAGCTATGAAGAGTTTGGAATGCCACCGAATCATGACGAACAAGAGCCAGTGGTGGAAGTGGTGCCAATG TGGCAAGTGAAAGTACCAAGATGCCTCAAGAACCACGCTGTCTCAATCGTTGGGCACGCTATCGACGGCTGCATTGAGTTCCTACCGGGGGGTGAGGAGGGCACCCTGGACGCGCTAAAATGTGCTGCGTGCAACTGCCATCGAAACCTCCACCGTAAGGAGACCCACGACACCTACTCAGTGcccttccaccaccaccaccacccacTGCTGCCACCCCCAGTGCCATTAGCAGCTTACTATCGTGCCCTGCCGGGGTACCTACACATGACGGGGCACCAATGTGCCATGCTAGCACACCCGTCCTTGTCGGGAAGAGGTGGGCCCCAGCCCCCCTGGGAAGACCTGGAGGACTCAGACCCTACGAGTGGTGCCACCACTCATGATGGGTCTGGGTCGAGCAGCAAAAAGCGCTTCAGGACCAAATTTACCCAGCATCAGAAAGACAAGATGTTGGTCTTCGCTGAGAAACTCGGGTGGAGGATGCAAAAGAACGATGAGAGCATCGTGCAAGAGTTTTGCTCCGAAATCGGTGTTCAACGTCATTTGCTAAAGGTGTGGATGCATAATAACAAGCACATCTTAGGTAAGAAGCCCTAG